Proteins from a single region of Belliella baltica DSM 15883:
- a CDS encoding efflux RND transporter periplasmic adaptor subunit, with protein sequence MAKKKSNKVLYILLAIVGAIILFAIIGKSAGWIGGEKEVAVETTKAKKVSIIEKVSASGVIQPEIEVKLSPDVAGEIIELNVMEGDSVNIGDLLVKIRPDNFVSALDRARANLNQQMANLAQAKANLQRSEAQFNRAKLDYERNEKLYADKVISDSDWELAQSNYLTAKNDLEAAKQSVLGAEFIIKSSQATVDEAAENLRLTNVYSPVNGTVSQLLVEKGERVVGTQQMAGTEMLRLADLRKMEVRVNVNENDIVRISLGDTTLIDVDSYASVGKRFKGVVTSIANSANTKASIDAVTEFEVKIRILNESYSELVTQKNRFPFRPGMTASVDIITQKKDNVLSVPLAAVTTREDQTNENSDGTTKLKELIYVVENGKAVQKEIKTGISDFDNIEIVEGVNEGAEIVSGPYFIVSKQLKDGDLLNITKKTE encoded by the coding sequence GGAGAAAAGGAAGTAGCAGTAGAAACTACCAAAGCTAAAAAAGTTAGTATCATTGAGAAAGTTTCCGCATCTGGAGTAATCCAGCCTGAAATAGAAGTTAAGTTAAGCCCTGATGTAGCAGGTGAAATTATAGAACTGAATGTCATGGAAGGTGATTCAGTAAATATTGGTGACCTTTTGGTGAAAATAAGACCTGATAACTTCGTGTCTGCATTGGATCGTGCAAGAGCAAATCTAAATCAGCAAATGGCTAATCTTGCTCAAGCAAAAGCAAATTTGCAACGTTCTGAAGCACAGTTTAACCGGGCAAAATTGGACTATGAAAGAAACGAAAAATTGTATGCTGACAAAGTTATCTCAGATTCTGATTGGGAATTGGCACAATCTAATTATCTGACTGCCAAAAATGATTTAGAAGCCGCAAAGCAATCTGTACTTGGAGCGGAATTTATTATAAAGAGCTCTCAAGCTACTGTGGATGAAGCTGCTGAAAATCTCAGATTGACCAATGTGTACTCTCCTGTAAATGGAACAGTTTCTCAACTTTTAGTAGAAAAAGGAGAACGTGTAGTAGGAACTCAACAGATGGCAGGAACAGAAATGTTGCGTTTGGCAGATTTGAGAAAGATGGAAGTGAGGGTTAATGTGAATGAAAATGATATCGTCAGAATCAGTTTGGGAGATACTACATTAATAGATGTTGACTCCTATGCATCAGTAGGAAAAAGATTCAAAGGCGTAGTGACTTCCATTGCAAATTCAGCAAACACCAAAGCAAGCATTGATGCGGTAACTGAGTTTGAAGTAAAAATCCGTATTCTTAATGAATCTTACTCAGAATTAGTAACTCAGAAAAATAGATTTCCTTTCAGACCAGGAATGACAGCTAGTGTCGATATCATCACTCAGAAAAAAGACAATGTCTTGTCTGTCCCTTTGGCAGCTGTGACAACGAGAGAAGATCAAACAAATGAAAATTCTGATGGAACCACAAAGTTGAAAGAATTGATCTACGTTGTAGAAAATGGCAAAGCTGTTCAGAAAGAAATTAAAACAGGAATCTCTGACTTTGATAATATCGAGATAGTTGAAGGTGTCAATGAAGGAGCCGAAATCGTATCAGGTCCTTACTTTATTGTGAGCAAGCAGCTGAAAGATGGAGATTTATTGAATATTACTAAGAAGACAGAGTAA
- a CDS encoding energy transducer TonB yields the protein MKRVFSTFILSIICNFIFGQEIKMYDENFFLLEKKKKSNPVYFVKNEISEKSLKEKFYTLKDSLLVKEINTKKNEDGEILTQVILKYRPDGEIFQELIKDNNSGSFVFKNYDTKGQLFYISEYSRHSKMKSKYFDEENKEILISSEQLPEPKDGIMGWQKYLSKNLNYPPQARNKRLEGEALISFTISEKGDIENIEILNPVEIHPSIVKEAYRIANEYPYNWSPYILNDQARVSVMVLPLRFKLGS from the coding sequence ATGAAAAGAGTATTTTCCACATTCATTCTTTCAATTATTTGTAACTTCATTTTTGGTCAAGAAATCAAGATGTATGACGAAAATTTCTTTCTTCTTGAAAAGAAGAAAAAAAGCAACCCTGTATATTTTGTAAAAAATGAAATTTCAGAAAAAAGTTTGAAGGAAAAATTCTACACTTTAAAAGATTCTTTGTTGGTAAAAGAAATCAACACGAAAAAAAATGAAGATGGTGAAATTTTAACTCAGGTTATTTTAAAATATCGACCTGATGGAGAAATATTTCAGGAACTAATTAAAGATAATAATTCCGGAAGTTTTGTGTTCAAAAACTATGATACAAAAGGTCAACTCTTCTATATTTCTGAATATTCAAGACATTCGAAAATGAAGTCAAAATATTTTGATGAGGAAAATAAAGAGATCTTAATTTCATCGGAGCAATTGCCAGAACCAAAAGATGGAATTATGGGATGGCAAAAATATCTTTCTAAAAATTTAAATTATCCACCACAAGCAAGAAATAAAAGATTGGAAGGAGAAGCACTAATTTCTTTTACAATTTCTGAAAAGGGGGATATAGAAAACATTGAAATACTTAATCCTGTAGAAATCCATCCTTCTATTGTAAAGGAAGCTTATAGAATCGCAAATGAATACCCTTATAATTGGTCACCTTATATTCTAAATGACCAAGCTAGAGTAAGTGTAATGGTTTTACCACTAAGATTCAAATTGGGAAGTTAA